One Terriglobales bacterium genomic window carries:
- the mltG gene encoding endolytic transglycosylase MltG produces MRAFFTLILVLVLVAALWLAWALYLPVQPRGTQYVLLRPGSSSRRIAADLHAAGVIHSAHAFLLMHYVLGRSLKAGEYKFDQSATARQVHDRLARGDIFVHTVTIPEGYNVYDIAAVVQLAGLGSAQDFLKAVQGDVAFIRDLDPKATTLEGYLFPDTYGFTRTQSIHDIIAVMVHRFRREAEQTGLVCAAALDPAAANKAGAAGCPDVHTVVTMASIVEKETAAPDERPTVAGVYYNRLQHGIALAADPTVIYAALVSGRYTGAIHQSDLQFDSPYNTYRHAGMPPGPIANPGRASLQAALHPAQTDFLYFVSDGNGHHRFARTLDEHSRNVAAYRRTVAASSR; encoded by the coding sequence ATGCGCGCATTTTTCACTCTCATCCTGGTCCTTGTTCTTGTCGCGGCCCTATGGCTGGCCTGGGCGCTGTACCTGCCGGTTCAGCCCCGCGGCACGCAATATGTTCTTCTGCGTCCCGGCTCTTCCAGTCGTCGCATCGCCGCTGACCTCCACGCCGCCGGCGTCATCCACAGCGCTCACGCTTTCCTGCTGATGCATTACGTTCTCGGCCGCAGCCTGAAAGCCGGGGAGTACAAGTTCGATCAGTCCGCCACCGCCCGTCAGGTTCACGACCGCCTTGCTCGCGGCGACATTTTCGTTCACACCGTCACCATCCCCGAGGGCTACAACGTTTATGACATCGCCGCCGTCGTGCAGCTTGCCGGCCTGGGCTCGGCGCAGGATTTCCTGAAGGCAGTTCAGGGCGACGTCGCTTTCATTCGTGATCTCGACCCCAAGGCCACAACCCTGGAAGGCTATCTTTTCCCTGACACCTACGGCTTCACCCGCACCCAGTCCATTCACGACATCATTGCTGTCATGGTGCATCGCTTCCGTCGCGAGGCTGAGCAAACCGGGCTGGTGTGCGCCGCGGCCCTGGACCCAGCTGCCGCTAACAAAGCCGGAGCGGCCGGTTGCCCCGACGTGCATACCGTCGTCACCATGGCCTCAATCGTCGAAAAAGAAACTGCTGCCCCGGACGAAAGGCCGACGGTAGCGGGCGTGTACTACAACCGGTTGCAGCACGGCATTGCCCTGGCTGCCGACCCCACCGTCATCTACGCCGCGCTCGTGTCCGGCCGCTACACCGGCGCCATTCACCAGTCCGATTTGCAGTTCGACTCGCCTTACAACACCTATCGTCATGCCGGAATGCCGCCCGGCCCGATCGCGAATCCCGGTCGCGCTTCGCTCCAAGCCGCTCTCCACCCCGCCCAAACCGACTTCTTATATTTTGTCAGTGACGGCAACGGACATCACCGCTTTGCCCGTACTCTCGACGAGCACAGCCGCAACGTCGCTGCCTATCGCCGCACCGTGGCCGCATCCTCTCGTTGA
- a CDS encoding FtsX-like permease family protein: MNRLVLANLVHRPIRTLISVIAIAVEVTLILVIVGLSIGMLNDAKERQAGIGADVIVQPPGSSFLAGITGAPVSAKVADVIHKLAHVKAVSPVVMQMNTAGAVEVIYGIDLPSFEALGGPFHYLAGGPFTGPDTVLVDNYFADANHISVGSTITILNHDVKVAGIVEQGRGARKFLPLATLQDWIGAQGKASVFYIKLDDPTNAALVVSEIKSVPGMQTYKALTMSDYLSLFTAGNLPGLKIFIEVVIGVAVVIGFIVIFQSMYTAIMERTREIGILKSLGASKLYIVNTVLRETIVLAVAGTLVGIVVSYGVSHAILAKFPTLRVIIQSSWVGYAAIIALVGAIFGSLYPAYKAAQKDPIDALAYE, encoded by the coding sequence GTGAACCGACTTGTCTTAGCCAACCTGGTGCACCGGCCGATCCGGACGTTAATCAGCGTGATCGCGATCGCGGTGGAGGTCACCCTGATCCTGGTGATCGTAGGGTTGTCGATCGGAATGCTGAACGACGCCAAGGAACGGCAGGCGGGGATCGGGGCGGATGTGATCGTGCAGCCGCCCGGTTCGTCGTTCCTGGCTGGAATTACGGGCGCGCCGGTCTCGGCAAAGGTCGCGGACGTGATTCACAAATTGGCGCACGTCAAGGCGGTGAGCCCGGTAGTGATGCAGATGAACACCGCGGGGGCGGTGGAAGTCATCTATGGCATCGACTTGCCCAGTTTCGAGGCGCTCGGCGGGCCATTTCATTATCTTGCGGGCGGTCCGTTCACCGGGCCCGACACGGTGCTGGTGGACAACTATTTTGCCGATGCCAACCACATCAGCGTCGGATCCACGATTACGATCCTGAATCACGACGTGAAAGTGGCGGGGATCGTGGAGCAGGGCCGGGGGGCGCGGAAATTTCTGCCTCTGGCAACCCTGCAGGACTGGATCGGCGCGCAAGGAAAAGCGTCGGTGTTCTATATCAAGCTCGATGACCCCACGAACGCTGCGCTGGTGGTGAGCGAGATCAAGAGCGTCCCGGGCATGCAGACGTACAAAGCGCTGACCATGAGCGACTACCTGTCGTTGTTCACGGCCGGAAACCTGCCGGGACTAAAGATATTCATCGAGGTGGTGATTGGGGTGGCGGTGGTGATTGGATTCATCGTGATCTTCCAATCGATGTACACGGCGATCATGGAGCGGACGAGGGAAATTGGGATCCTGAAGTCGTTGGGCGCCTCGAAGCTGTACATCGTGAACACAGTGCTGCGGGAGACGATTGTTCTGGCAGTGGCCGGAACGCTGGTTGGGATCGTGGTCAGCTACGGAGTAAGTCACGCCATCCTGGCGAAGTTCCCCACGCTGCGGGTCATCATTCAGAGCAGTTGGGTCGGTTACGCGGCCATCATCGCACTGGTCGGCGCCATCTTCGGATCGCTTTATCCGGCCTACAAAGCAGCACAAAAAGACCCCATCGACGCGCTGGCATATGAATAG
- the rplM gene encoding 50S ribosomal protein L13, which produces MSTYFPKEGEIARKWFVVDAAGQTLGRLASRVASILAGKDNPRYTPFIDTGDHVVVVNAEKIRLTGMKTESKVYRHYTGYPGGLREEDFRKRFTRKPELVVQEAIEGMLPKTKMGRAMARKLKVYRGDKHPHQAQKPEGLSLAKQA; this is translated from the coding sequence ATGTCTACCTATTTCCCCAAAGAGGGGGAAATTGCGCGCAAGTGGTTCGTCGTCGATGCCGCGGGTCAGACCCTTGGCCGTCTTGCCAGCCGTGTCGCCAGCATCCTGGCCGGCAAGGACAATCCGCGCTATACGCCTTTCATTGATACCGGTGACCACGTGGTGGTCGTCAACGCCGAAAAAATTCGCCTCACCGGCATGAAGACCGAGTCCAAGGTTTATCGCCACTACACTGGCTATCCCGGCGGTTTGCGCGAAGAGGACTTCCGCAAGCGCTTTACTCGCAAGCCCGAGTTGGTGGTCCAGGAAGCCATCGAAGGCATGCTGCCCAAGACGAAGATGGGCCGCGCCATGGCGCGCAAGCTGAAGGTGTACCGCGGCGACAAGCACCCGCATCAGGCCCAGAAGCCTGAGGGTCTGTCGCTGGCGAAGCAGGCATAA
- the rpsI gene encoding 30S ribosomal protein S9, with the protein MADRVEYYGTGRRKSSIARVFVRPGSGEFRVNDMPFDRYFVTETQRILARQPLVTTETAGSFNIVATVNGGGVNGQAGAVKMGIARALLQFNPELRGRLKAEGFLTRDSRSKERKKYGQKGARKRFQFSKR; encoded by the coding sequence ATGGCCGACAGAGTCGAATATTACGGTACAGGGCGGCGCAAATCGAGCATCGCCCGCGTGTTTGTCCGTCCCGGAAGCGGCGAGTTCCGCGTCAACGATATGCCGTTTGACCGCTACTTCGTTACCGAGACGCAGCGCATTCTTGCCCGCCAGCCTTTGGTCACCACCGAGACGGCGGGCAGTTTCAATATCGTCGCCACGGTCAACGGCGGCGGGGTGAACGGACAAGCCGGCGCAGTCAAGATGGGTATCGCGCGGGCGCTGCTGCAGTTCAATCCCGAATTGCGCGGCCGCCTGAAAGCCGAGGGCTTTCTCACCCGCGATTCGCGTTCCAAGGAACGCAAGAAATATGGGCAGAAGGGCGCCCGCAAACGGTTCCAGTTCAGCAAGCGGTAG
- the rpsB gene encoding 30S ribosomal protein S2, with translation MATITMKELLEAGVHFGHQTKRWNPKMKEYIFGERNGIYIIDLQKTLKMFKEASKFVQDMAAEGKILMFVGTKRQAQDAIAEEAQRCSMFYVNQRWLGGLLTNWVTVQKSVKRLKELDEMATDGRYELLPKKEVIKLERERKHLQANLAGIKNLSRLPDAIFVIDSNKEQIAVREARKLGIPVVAVVDTNCDPSEVDYVIPGNDDALRAIRLFASKIAESVVEGSQAATDKQVAEVAAARAAEAAAGAGSDAGAVSTEPVEEVSMEEVLGGGVRKQPAPADMDAEPAEARHVEAQTK, from the coding sequence TTGGCTACCATCACCATGAAGGAATTGCTCGAAGCGGGCGTCCACTTCGGGCACCAGACCAAGCGCTGGAATCCCAAGATGAAGGAGTACATCTTCGGAGAGCGCAACGGAATTTACATTATCGACCTGCAGAAGACGCTGAAGATGTTCAAGGAAGCGTCCAAGTTCGTGCAGGACATGGCGGCTGAGGGCAAGATCCTGATGTTCGTCGGCACCAAGCGCCAGGCCCAGGATGCCATCGCCGAAGAGGCGCAGCGCTGCAGCATGTTCTACGTGAACCAGCGCTGGCTGGGCGGCCTCCTCACCAACTGGGTCACCGTCCAGAAATCGGTGAAGCGGCTGAAGGAACTCGACGAGATGGCCACCGACGGCCGTTACGAGCTCCTGCCCAAGAAAGAAGTGATCAAGCTCGAGCGCGAACGCAAGCACCTGCAGGCCAATCTCGCCGGAATCAAGAATCTGTCTCGCCTTCCTGACGCCATCTTCGTGATCGACTCCAACAAGGAGCAGATCGCCGTGCGCGAGGCGCGCAAGCTGGGGATTCCCGTGGTTGCTGTCGTGGATACCAACTGCGATCCCAGCGAAGTCGATTACGTCATACCCGGCAACGACGACGCGCTGCGCGCCATTCGCCTGTTTGCTTCCAAGATCGCCGAATCCGTGGTCGAAGGTTCACAGGCTGCTACCGACAAGCAGGTTGCCGAAGTTGCCGCCGCTCGCGCTGCCGAAGCCGCCGCGGGGGCGGGCTCCGATGCCGGCGCGGTGTCAACTGAGCCGGTCGAAGAAGTCAGCATGGAGGAGGTCCTCGGAGGCGGTGTGCGCAAGCAGCCCGCGCCGGCCGATATGGACGCCGAACCTGCCGAAGCGCGCCACGTCGAAGCGCAGACGAAGTAG
- the tsf gene encoding translation elongation factor Ts, whose translation MSTTTANISAAQVRDLRDKTGAPMMDCKNALVEAKGDMEQAIVVLRKRGMAVAAKKAARATSEGAVASYIHAGGKIGVLVEVNCESDFVARTDDFKELVHDIAMHIAASDPKFVRKEDVTPEAFAKEKEIFLAQAKATGKPDHVAEKIVQGKMAKFYEEVCLYEQPFIKDQTVSVSQLIAGKIGKLGENIAVRRFARFKVGDPGVTIAFTKPAEPAEGEQK comes from the coding sequence ATGAGCACTACTACCGCAAATATATCCGCTGCCCAGGTTCGTGATCTTCGCGACAAGACCGGCGCTCCCATGATGGACTGCAAGAACGCCCTCGTTGAAGCCAAGGGTGACATGGAGCAGGCCATTGTCGTGCTGCGCAAACGCGGCATGGCCGTAGCCGCCAAGAAAGCCGCCCGCGCCACCAGCGAAGGCGCCGTTGCCAGTTACATTCACGCCGGCGGTAAGATCGGTGTCCTGGTCGAAGTCAACTGTGAGAGCGATTTCGTCGCTCGTACCGACGACTTCAAGGAACTGGTGCACGACATTGCCATGCACATCGCCGCCAGCGATCCCAAGTTCGTCCGCAAGGAAGACGTCACTCCGGAGGCATTCGCTAAGGAGAAGGAGATCTTTCTTGCCCAGGCGAAGGCTACCGGGAAGCCAGACCACGTGGCCGAAAAGATTGTCCAGGGCAAGATGGCGAAGTTCTACGAGGAGGTCTGCCTTTACGAGCAGCCCTTCATCAAGGACCAGACCGTCAGCGTCTCGCAGCTGATCGCCGGCAAGATCGGCAAACTCGGCGAGAACATCGCCGTCCGCCGCTTTGCCCGCTTTAAGGTCGGCGATCCCGGCGTGACCATCGCCTTCACCAAGCCGGCTGAGCCCGCCGAAGGCGAGCAGAAGTAG
- the pyrH gene encoding UMP kinase: MPEPVFKRVLLKLSGEALAAGQGFGVDPIRVHEIAAEIQDVHSLGVQIAIVIGGGNFFRGVAEQAREMDRVTADHMGMLATMINALALQDALEKRGVYSRVMSAIEMHEVAEPFIRRRAIRHMEKDRVVIFGAGTGNPYFSTDTAASLRAMEIKADVILKATKVDGIYDADPVIVKDAKMFDQISYMEVLKKGLKVMDATAISLCKDNNLPIIIFNLNRHGNIRRVVTGEKIGSLVSA; this comes from the coding sequence ATGCCCGAACCTGTGTTCAAGCGCGTACTTCTGAAACTCTCAGGCGAAGCCCTTGCCGCTGGACAAGGCTTCGGCGTTGATCCGATTCGCGTTCACGAAATCGCGGCGGAGATCCAGGACGTCCACTCCCTCGGCGTGCAGATCGCCATCGTCATCGGCGGCGGCAATTTCTTTCGCGGCGTTGCCGAGCAGGCGCGTGAGATGGACCGCGTCACCGCCGACCACATGGGCATGCTCGCTACCATGATCAATGCCCTCGCCCTGCAGGACGCGCTGGAAAAGCGCGGTGTTTACAGCCGCGTCATGTCGGCCATCGAAATGCATGAGGTCGCCGAACCCTTCATCCGCCGCCGCGCCATCCGTCACATGGAAAAGGATCGCGTCGTCATCTTCGGCGCCGGCACCGGCAACCCTTATTTCTCCACCGACACCGCTGCCTCTCTCCGCGCCATGGAAATTAAGGCCGACGTCATTCTCAAGGCCACCAAGGTCGATGGCATCTACGACGCCGATCCTGTCATTGTCAAAGACGCAAAAATGTTCGACCAGATTAGCTACATGGAAGTGCTCAAGAAAGGTCTGAAGGTGATGGACGCCACCGCCATCAGCCTCTGCAAGGACAACAACCTGCCCATCATCATTTTTAACCTCAATCGCCATGGCAACATCCGCCGCGTCGTCACCGGCGAAAAGATCGGCTCATTAGTCAGCGCATAG
- the frr gene encoding ribosome recycling factor has translation MPTPSMAANPALKELFAQLRTRMDKAVEDFRKEMAAVRTGRASVHMLDGVQVDYYGSMMPLNQIAQVHAPEAQLITVQPFDPSSLGGIEKAIRSADLGLNPMNDGKLIRVPVPALTEERRRDMVKHLHKILEEHRTAIRNIRRDGNDATKKTLKDKKITEDDERRALDEIQRLTDDEIKKMEELSKSKEKEVMTV, from the coding sequence ATGCCGACCCCGAGCATGGCAGCGAATCCCGCACTCAAAGAACTCTTTGCCCAGCTCAGAACCCGCATGGACAAGGCGGTTGAGGACTTTCGCAAGGAAATGGCCGCCGTCCGCACCGGACGCGCCTCTGTCCATATGCTCGACGGCGTTCAGGTGGATTACTACGGCTCCATGATGCCGCTCAACCAGATCGCGCAAGTGCATGCTCCCGAAGCGCAGCTCATTACCGTTCAGCCCTTCGACCCCAGCTCCTTGGGCGGCATTGAGAAAGCCATTCGTTCCGCCGACCTCGGTCTGAACCCGATGAATGACGGTAAGCTTATCCGTGTCCCTGTGCCCGCGCTCACCGAGGAGCGCCGCCGCGACATGGTCAAGCACCTGCACAAAATCCTCGAGGAGCACCGCACCGCCATCCGCAACATCCGTCGCGACGGCAACGACGCTACTAAGAAGACGCTGAAAGACAAGAAAATCACGGAAGACGACGAGCGCCGCGCCCTCGATGAAATCCAGCGCCTCACCGACGACGAAATCAAGAAGATGGAAGAGCTCAGCAAATCGAAGGAAAAAGAAGTGATGACGGTATAA
- a CDS encoding molybdopterin-dependent oxidoreductase, protein MAAKIVHAACPHDCPDACGVLITVEDGRATRIHGDPDHPVTRGFLCAKVAKYLDRVYSPDRVLHPYRRVGPKGSRACNQDDFRRISWDEALDEIVTRFQDIVRCHGAEAILPYSYGGTLGVLNGASMDRRFFHRLSASQLDRTICSITGELGIKSVYGLKLGTEPEQFARSRYIIAWGANIHGNNVHLWPFIEQARHHGAKLVVIDPYRTRTAACADWYLPINPGTDVALALGMMHVIINQGLFDAGYIARHTFGFDQLRARVQEYPPERVARWTGISSDDIVQLAREYATTRPAAIRLNYGIQRSENGGMAVRAVCMLPCLIGSWKQVGGGLQLSTSESHNLNKDALRGAELMSHPARVINMVELGRALNDLQDPPVKGLFVYNSNPAAVAPNHNAVVRGLSRPDLFTVVHEQFFTDTTDYADIILPATTFFEHKDLQTGYGHYFIQISNPAIEPLGECRSNVELFRALAQRMGFEDPCFRESDDDMIDLALASPHPHLQGIDRARLERDHFVRLNLPVNGVAKVSDPSPNQTSTRVIPSEATEISEGAQSRDLAFSPYLPFANGFPTHNGKALLYNESLVAQGLDPVATFTPPQESRHRGDARYPLELLARKCDNYLNSTFSNLPAHQGMENPDLLEINAADAAPRGIHDGDSVRVFNARGEILLTARVNGATSAGVVAARLNWAKLTGQARNINVLTSERLTDMGGGATFYSTLVDVVRADG, encoded by the coding sequence ATGGCAGCGAAAATCGTCCACGCCGCTTGCCCGCACGATTGTCCCGATGCCTGCGGCGTCCTCATCACTGTGGAAGACGGGCGCGCCACCCGCATTCATGGCGATCCCGACCATCCGGTGACGCGCGGGTTTCTCTGCGCCAAGGTCGCCAAGTACCTCGACCGCGTCTATTCCCCCGATCGCGTTCTGCATCCCTATCGCCGCGTCGGCCCCAAAGGTTCGCGCGCCTGCAACCAGGATGATTTCCGCCGGATTTCCTGGGACGAAGCTCTCGACGAGATTGTCACTCGCTTTCAGGACATCGTGCGCTGCCACGGCGCCGAGGCCATTCTCCCGTACTCCTACGGTGGCACCCTCGGCGTTCTCAATGGCGCCTCCATGGACCGCCGCTTTTTCCATCGCTTGAGCGCGTCGCAGCTGGACCGCACCATCTGCTCCATTACCGGAGAACTCGGCATCAAGTCCGTGTACGGCCTCAAGCTGGGCACCGAGCCGGAGCAGTTCGCGCGCTCGCGCTACATCATCGCCTGGGGCGCCAACATTCACGGCAACAACGTTCACCTCTGGCCATTCATCGAGCAAGCCCGCCACCATGGCGCCAAGCTGGTGGTGATCGATCCTTACCGCACCCGGACTGCGGCGTGTGCCGATTGGTACTTGCCCATTAATCCCGGCACCGATGTCGCCCTTGCCCTCGGCATGATGCACGTCATCATCAACCAAGGCCTCTTCGACGCCGGCTACATCGCGCGGCACACCTTTGGCTTTGACCAGCTCCGCGCCCGCGTCCAGGAGTATCCGCCGGAGCGAGTGGCGCGCTGGACCGGCATTTCATCGGACGACATCGTTCAACTCGCGCGCGAGTACGCCACCACGCGCCCCGCCGCTATCCGCCTCAACTATGGTATCCAGCGCAGCGAGAACGGTGGTATGGCGGTGCGCGCCGTCTGCATGCTGCCGTGCCTGATCGGCTCCTGGAAGCAAGTCGGCGGCGGGCTGCAGCTCTCCACCAGCGAGTCCCACAATCTCAACAAGGACGCGCTGCGCGGCGCCGAACTCATGTCGCATCCTGCCCGCGTCATCAATATGGTCGAGCTCGGCCGTGCTCTCAACGACCTCCAGGACCCGCCCGTGAAGGGGCTATTCGTTTACAACTCCAATCCGGCCGCGGTTGCCCCCAATCACAACGCCGTGGTGCGTGGCTTGTCCCGCCCTGACCTGTTTACTGTCGTGCACGAGCAGTTCTTCACCGACACCACCGATTACGCCGACATTATCCTGCCCGCCACCACATTTTTCGAGCACAAGGACCTGCAGACCGGGTACGGCCATTACTTCATCCAGATTTCCAACCCCGCCATCGAGCCGCTGGGTGAATGCCGCTCCAACGTCGAACTGTTTCGCGCTCTGGCGCAGCGCATGGGCTTCGAAGATCCCTGCTTCCGCGAATCCGACGACGATATGATCGATCTCGCCCTCGCCTCACCGCACCCGCATCTGCAGGGCATTGATCGCGCCCGCCTCGAGCGCGACCATTTCGTTCGCCTCAACCTTCCGGTGAATGGTGTGGCGAAGGTCTCCGACCCGAGTCCGAACCAGACTTCAACACGTGTCATCCCCAGCGAAGCGACCGAGATCAGTGAGGGAGCGCAGTCCAGGGACCTGGCGTTTTCACCCTATCTCCCCTTCGCCAACGGCTTCCCCACGCACAACGGCAAAGCCCTTCTTTACAACGAATCGCTCGTTGCCCAGGGCCTCGACCCGGTGGCCACTTTCACTCCGCCCCAGGAATCGCGTCACCGCGGCGACGCTCGCTATCCGCTTGAATTGCTGGCTCGCAAGTGCGACAACTACCTGAACAGCACTTTCTCCAATCTTCCGGCGCACCAGGGCATGGAAAATCCTGACCTGCTGGAAATCAACGCCGCGGACGCCGCCCCTCGCGGCATTCACGACGGCGACTCCGTTCGCGTTTTTAATGCGCGCGGCGAAATTTTGCTTACCGCTCGGGTGAACGGCGCAACCAGCGCCGGCGTTGTTGCCGCCCGGTTAAACTGGGCCAAGCTCACCGGTCAGGCCCGCAATATTAATGTCCTGACCTCGGAGCGGCTTACCGACATGGGGGGCGGCGCAACCTTTTATTCAACTCTGGTCGACGTGGTCCGTGCTGACGGCTGA